The following is a genomic window from Niveispirillum cyanobacteriorum.
GGCGCTGAATTCGTGGCCATGATCCTGGTCATCGTCTATGTCGGCGCGGTGGCGGTGCTGTTCTTGTTCGTGGTGATGATGCTCGACATCAATTTCCAGGAACTGCGGCAGGGCTTCATGCGCTACATGCCGGTGGGGCTGGTTGTCGGCGCCATTCTGGCGGTGGAACTGGTCTTCCTGGCGGCGACGCAGCTGGCTGGCGGCCCCGTGGGCGGTCAGGCCAACAATGCGCCGATCCCGCCGGTCGATCAGGTGACCAACACCGAAGCCATCGGCCACATCCTCTATACCGACTATGTGTATGCCTTCCAGGTCTCGGGCCTGATCCTGCTGGTCGCCATGATCGGCGCCATCGTGCTGACCCTGCGGTCGCGCCCCGGTGTCCGTCGCCAGCAGATCGGCCAGCAGCTTGATCGCAAGCGCGCCGAGGTGGTGCAGGTACGCAAGGTCCCGACGCGGGGGGGCGTCTGATCATGGAATTCGGCTCTATCGGCCTGGCGCATTACCTGACGCTGTCGGCCATCCTCTTCACCATCGGCGTGTTCGGGATTTTCCTGAACCGGAAGAATGTCATCGTGATCCTGATGTCGGTCGAGATGATCCTTCTCGCGGTCAACATCAATCTGG
Proteins encoded in this region:
- a CDS encoding NADH-quinone oxidoreductase subunit J; the protein is MTLTAIAFYAFAIILLASAVRVITAKNPVHSVLFLILAFFNAAGLFVLIGAEFVAMILVIVYVGAVAVLFLFVVMMLDINFQELRQGFMRYMPVGLVVGAILAVELVFLAATQLAGGPVGGQANNAPIPPVDQVTNTEAIGHILYTDYVYAFQVSGLILLVAMIGAIVLTLRSRPGVRRQQIGQQLDRKRAEVVQVRKVPTRGGV